GCGTGTATAAATGTATGTCCAAACATGACCCTTACCGGTTCGTAAAGatcgtttttcacatttttggtaagactacctatacctacttaagtacaCTGTACTATCGATGaaaaagaatacctacttacgtttagatcatatgtatgtacatacgtagATGTTGTGTCAGTGATGTAATTTAGGCACCCTTTTGATGCGAGTTGGTCGTACTTGAGTCATACTCAGTTGAAATTATGATGTTTTAGGTGACCGACCAGGTACTGAACTTCTTGGATATCAGTTTAAAACCTTCACAGGCCACATATCGCTGGATCCAGCCCTGGATTATGTCGAGGACCGAGTGGGCGGTAGCTCAAGGTGGCAAAATTTCAAGGCCGGCAAATTCTTGAATCTTTTtcgctactttttaaatttgagacgtaaattttatgacgattaattaaaaaaattatggttgtTACTTAACTGGATAAAAAAATACGTCTTAAATTGCTATACTGCGTATCGAAAATAccataatatgtatttaaaaaaatgaattcgacgATTCAATCAAGAAATTCTTTTAAGCTAAATCCAGAAAACGGatgtttaaaatataaaaaaataaaattaattttgaataatagatttttttttcaaatttaatattaGATGttcttatactttttttttttagttcttaataaaatcgaatttcgaaTGATTGTTGATACCTAGcctatattcaaaaattttcaagatttcaacaaaaccaaattgttactttttaagaaatttaaatCATGTTTAGAATTctgttcttgttttttttttttttttttttttttttgcatataatGTAGGTTCTTtactattttgaataaaaccaaGTGTTGAatgttactttaaaaaaattaatgaaaccaaaataggtaatttcaaatttttttaaaatttaaactagATTTAGAACTTTGTTcttgttttactttttagttttttttcaatctttattttttataaaaccgAAAATATGCTgcgaaaatattttccattttgaggCATAATATATGTTTCAAATCTGGCCAAGAGGTTCTTTGTTGAATTGTCCGGCAGAAATCAACTCCAATGAAGGATTTTAGAATTCAGCATTCTGAAATTACACGGTCCCATTTACATCGTGATTCATTAATTGTGTGCTTTAAGGTATTGTTGCTATTGtaatgtaaatttaaaaaccgTTCAAGAAACACAagcgtacattttttttttcattttttaaactaattttttttacattgataGAAGAAGAAGActatagaaaaatgaaataaattaggtacctacttcataatGAAGcagattttaataaaaagaaaaacagcactAGACCCACGTACGATTATATCCGATGTCATCTCAATCAATAAATTGATATCGTCAAAATACATTAACTTAATTTATACACCGTAGTGTGTAGGTAATCgaatacatcaatttttttaatattcacaTTGTTGATTATTATTTGCGATTCTATTTCATAGACCATTTCCAACTGGATTAAATCAATATGAACATTAATTGAATGCTTGATGATCATCCCTCTGAAAAGAAACATCATCTATACTGATTACTGATAAATAAAAGTTTTTCAGATAGATAGGCCTACATCGTTTGGatcgaaatgaaaacagaaTACTCAATGTcctcaattaatttttatgcgTGCAAAAAATAGTTACTTATTAGTCTTACCCCAAACGCGAAGTACAACTTTCATGAACACTTTGGGATCCTTTTTAGACACACACTTATAAACCCCTGTGTCGTCGTCTTTGGCATCTACAATTACGAGGTTCTTCTTATTCGGCGACAGCACTTGTATAAAATTGTTTGCCTGGAGATGAAAGTAGAGAACAAGCgtgaattattgatttttttgtcaataacaTTTCACCAGGATAAGGTTGATCAGGGCATTTACATCTGAAGTGGTGTCAACTATCCATTCAACTTCGTCTGTATCAGAGCATGGTATGGTAAAGTTTTTCTCATGATAGAACCAATCAAGTGTCAATAGCGAGTTGTTTTTGTATGGAAATTCCAAACCTGCGAAAATTACGTTTTATGTAAGTGAGATCATTGtcaactaattttttgaaaaatctcaatattaaagtcaaaaattagaaaaaaattaaaattttatcaaattgacctagcaaactgaaatttgagatcTTCCCCTATTTACAacctgacaaatcgattggaaacggtttcaaatcgttttgagcagttctggagcctccagcagattttagaatTCATCAAATGAAcatggaaatccgaaattcacgcagcactccaacttgaacatGCTGATATTATGTCGACTGATGGCGAGGTTaacttcaagtcattttgaagcctccagagacattttgaaaattcttggagcctccagtagatttttgaaacttgaaatttccacaaaatgtcaaCAAATGCAGTTAGAAAGCCggaattcattctgtaaactaatttaaaaACGCTTTGATGTTGACTTTAGGCAGATTTAacgttgttttggagcctccagcgactttttgaaaaattttggagcctcctgtagatattgaaacttgaaatttccacaaaatgtcctgaaaaacagttggaaaaccgaaattcatacTTCAAAAaccgcgctggaggctctaggaattgtcaaaaagtcgctggaggctccaaaatgacttgaacccacctgctgtcgacttgatagcgagttgaaattgaaatgcagAGAGAGTTTTGTacttccagctctgtttggtaaaatttttatgtaCATTTCGAGCAGTAAAAAATCTGGCGaaggctccagtgatttccaaaaagtcgctggagactctaaaacgacttgaaatctatctgcggttgacttcatagcgtattgaaattagtttacagaatgaatttcggctttccaactcattCGATgagattttgtagaaatttcaagtttcaaaaatctacaaaaggcatcgagaattttcaaaaggtcgtcggaggctccaaaataacttgaacccgcCAGCAGTCGACTCAATAGCGTGTTCAAGGTGGAGTGCaacgtgaatttcggatttctaagatcatttgatgaaattctaaagaaatttgaagtttcaacaatctgctggaggctccagaactgctcaaaactgcttgaaaccgcttccaatcgatttggcaggtcgtaaataggatatatcccgaATTTAAGCTTATCATGTcagtttcgtaaaattttgattttttttctcatttttggtttaggtaaatttgattttcaaaattcgccaaaaatcaaaatttctatctAGTCCTATACAGGATGAATCCGGAGTCGTCTGGTTAAACTCCACTGtagatagtactcgaggagacgaacataAAACGTttttatgataagttgcctatcttgtaaaatgaaggggcTGCGTGCTCAGCAAAATCGgaaatttacccattttgaaaaatttatcaaaaacaagaaaatgtttgaatcattcaaatgatgccactaacccatagtactcgagtggacgaacaaaaaatgttattatgaccaattgcctatcttcaaaattgaaggggcaaccctgattcaaaatatccaaatttcgagtttccgaaatttaagttttgaaattgtgcttgccccctcaattttgaagataggcaattggccATGATAACATTTGTTTGTTCATCCACTCAAGTACTATGGGCTAGGAGCATTATTTAAATGgcacaaacattttcttactgtctgcaaattgaagaaattacctcatttttgaactaaaatttacctgttttgaaaaattcttctaaaataagaaaatgtttaaatcattcaaatgatgcccctaacccatagtactcgagtggatgaacaaaaaatgttattatgaccaattgcctatcttcaaaattgaaggggcaagcacaatttcaaaactcaaatttggggcactcggaatttggaaattttgaatctggtttgccccttcaattttgaagataggcaattggtcataataacattttttgttcgtccactcgagtacacTATGGGTTAgtggcatcatttgaatgattcaaacattttcttatttttgataaatttttcaaaatgggtaaatttcCGATTTTGCGGAGCacgataggcaacttatcataataacgttttttgttcgtctcctcgagtactatctaCAGTTGAGTTTAACCAGACGACTCCGGATTCATcctgtatgtactcgtatatttatgTTGGAAAGCCAAATCTGCGATTTAAGTTGACCTGTTAGTCAAATATCGGgcattttgttagtagggccaatttttttcgacaagtttgctttataatgttccttaggatgtgtCCCTTTGTACCCTTTTCAAACAATATAAAATTCCTGAAGAGTGaagagatttgaaaatttgctggaggctccagaatagcttgaAAGTGATTGTTTTTTAAGTTGAGAGAGTTGaaatgtatgtatttaaatttagattgacaaaaaatatgtcATGAAGAAGTTGAAATGCCATAATGACGACAgcgttatgattttttgaatctcTAAAATTCGCCAGAAATCCAGATTTTTATTACGTGGATTTTGGAACGtgctccgaaaaaaaaaatctttagaaTAGGTAGGAACAAGCTGAGAACTTTAAAATGAGCTTAATTCACTTACCAGTGGAATAGACTGAGTATGATAATAACACTGCGAATAAAATCAAAGGATGTCGCGTCATTTTTCTAACATGTAATTATTGTGCGTAAATCTAAGATGTATGATCGTATTCTGCGGATCAAATAAACTACTGTAGTACCCTATATTTATGTGAGAGTATACGTTGGTACTTCTTATCATAACAGCAATTAAGGATGGcgacaaaaataaatcaaaacgcATTTTTGGTGGGAGTTCACTATATAACGGTCTCCTTAAGTTctcgttttcgttttattttgagACCGAAAATCTGCCTTATAGGCCTACATTATATTGTTTAGTTATTTCTTATTTCATTCGTACTCTTAAACAGAAGTAAATATTTATAGCTGTGTTATTTCGGAATTCATCATCGAAAAAATGACGCGACATGTTTGGTTTTTATTCGTAGTATTGATCCCATGTTCAATCACTTCTAGTATTACGCCGAGTGAGCGTAAGTAATAGTATTAAAATATCatcttatataggtacttagttcTTCAATAGGTTTAAGAttgctggattttttttttcaatttctgaatctttatagttttgatttttttccacctttgcttcactttctcaaaattattttctgtttcaTGCATTTGCATATAAATGCAGGATTATATTATCTAAAAGGAGTATTAAAACTCGGTTTTTACAGGTATGGTTAGTATTAAACGTTGGGTAAACAATACGGCCATGACATTCAAAGTTAAACTGGACTGTTCGTTTATTTGtgttgataaaaatgaagttgagTGGAGTGTAGACTCCACCGACCAAGTAAGTTTGTtattcgatttgaaattcaacGGGTAGTGGCTCTTCGTAAACTTTCGCTCGCCACAAAACCGCTCACTTTCGGTGCTTGTATTATACGTATTATACTTACTATTTCACGAAGAAAATGATTCTTTTCAGGCCCAAAATTACGTACAAGTGGTGTCACCAAATGAAAAGATTCTCAGAATAGAAAATATCTCGAGATACGATACGGGCGTGTACAAATGTATGTCAAAAAATGACCCTTACCGGTTCGTAAAgatcatttttcacatttttggtaagactatacctatacctacctacttgagtGCACTGTActgtcgatgaaaaaaaaatacttacgttTAGATCATTGATGTTGTGTCAGTGATATAATTTAGGCACCCTTTTGTTGCGAATTTGTCGAACTCAGTTAAAATTATAATGTTTTAGGTGACAAACCAGGTACTCGGCATTATGGATATCAGCCTAAAACCTTCACTGGCCACATATCGCTGGACCCATCCCTGGATTATGTCGGGAACCTTGTGAGAGATAGCCCAAAGTGGCAAAATTTCAAGGCCGGccaatttttatctttttttcgctactttttaaatttgagacGTACATTTTATGacgattgattaaaaaaattatggttgtCAAGTGGATAAAAAATACGTCTTAAATTGCTATATCTTGCATATCGAAAAtaccataatatttttttaaaatgaatttgacGATTCAATCAAGAAATTCTACGAAGCTAAATCCAGAAAACGAatgtttaaaatataaaaaaattaaattaattttgaataatatagattttttttcaaattcaatattagATGTTCTtggacttttttcttttttaatttttaataaaatcaaattttgaatgttgatacccatcttataaaattttaaacaaaaccAAATTGTTACTTTAATAAAACTTAAATCATGTTAAGaattttgttcttgtttttttttttgttttttatttttcaatataggttcttgttattttttaaaaatttaaactagATTTAGAACTTTGTtcttgttttacttttttttcaatcttcattttttataaaaccaaaaatatactgcgaaaatatttttcatttagggGCATAATATGTTTCAAATCTGGTCAAGAGGTTCTTTGTTGAATTGTCCTGCAGAAATCAACTCCAATGAACGATTTTAGAATTCAGCATTCTGAAAATACTCGATCCCATTTACATCGTAATTCAATTTGTAATATTTAAAAACCGTTCAAGAAACACAagcgtacaattttttttttcattttttaaactagttttttttacattgataGAGAAAAAGActatagaaaaatgaaataagttaggtacctacttatacttcaTAATGAAGCagattttaatgtaaaaaaaacagcACTAGACCCACTTACGATTATATCCGATTGCATCTCAATCAATAAATTGATATCGTCAAAATAcatcaaatttaatttacacCGTAGTGTGTAGGTAAtcgaatacttttatttttttaatattcacaTTGCACATTGTTGATTATAATTTGCGATTCTACTTCATATACCATTTCCAACTGGATTAAGACAATATGAACATTAATTGAATGCTTGATGATCATCCCCCTGAAAAGAAACATCATCTATATACTGATAAATAAAAGTTTTTCAGGTAGTGGTACATGGTTCGGatcgaaatgaaaacagaaGACTCAATGTCCTCAATTAATTTTATGCGTGCAAAAAATGGTTACTTATTATAGTCTTACACCAAACGCGAAGTACAACTTTCATGAACACTTTGGGATCCTTTTTAGACACACACTTATAAACTCCTGTGTCGTCGTCTGTGGCATCTTCAATTACGAGGTTCTTTTTATTCGGCGACAGAacttgtataaaattttttgcctGGTGATGAAAGTAGAGAACAATCacgtattaatattttttttttgttaataacaTATCACCTGGAGAAAGTTGATTAGGATATTTACATGTTTACTGCTGTCAACTATCCATTCAACTTCGTCTGTATCAGAGCATGGTATGGTAAAGTTTTTCTCGTGACGTAACCATTCAAGTGTCAATAGTGAGTTGTTTTTGTACCCGCCGAACATTTCGTGTCATTTTACAGTCACCGAAACGCCAAAACATCGTCAATTCTGTGTCAAGgaatttcaaccaatcagaaaagAGGTGGCTCCGCCTACTTTCCGGTTTCAGGTTTGACGAAGATTTGAGGCTGTCAGTAAACGGTCAAATTTGCGTCAAATTCGTGTCATGCAATCCATGAcacaaaattggcaaaaatatgaCATagtattgacaatttttcaaggacACTGAATTGACAATTAATGTAGTGAAACAACAACAAGTCTTTGACGTGATTTTGACGCTTATGTGATAGTTTAGTGACATGtcttaaaaattgtcatttgttgagcaattttttgttttgtgataatttttgagttacaaaaccaatcaaattttttccaaaataggttttatacatataaaaaatgttatacCCTATCtatgcatatttttaaaaattattttataaattgcaagtgggtaggtactttgaaaaaaaataataagaagaaatttttgatacctatttttaaaaaaatataattgaaatacctacgaCCTACCTATGTGCATTcaatttcttataaaattgaatattacctacctatgcaagaaataacattgattttttattatgtaaaattgatagaataaTTCAATGGGCctaaattatttaatttcagATCTAATCAAGGGCAATTTCGCGGAATCTAGGAATAggtttttcatttccaagtattttattattttaggcCTACaaaccaatttaaaattttatgcgtATTTaacagagttggcgcgattccaggagcttgagaatcggattccaaatggtgtgattccacaaaattttgagtcccgattccgcttatcagattcgccagatataggaatccgaatccgaatcgtaattttcgattccgattcctttcgcgactccgattcagattccactcacgactcatcttaggatcctctcacaactccaaccagattcctctcacgactccagccagattcccatcacaactccttaaatttcataaaaatgaagcattgaagatgaaatgaacattctaacaaacattagtaaataaatataaaggctcgccggtgttatttttttgtaggagtggggggtgaggcgtggggagggggcaattctaaatttttcgtacattattgtgtaatatgtcgaataatatgttttcgaaatcgtagaatccgaatttggagtaattttttttgtaggagtggagggtgaggcgtggggaaagggaaaatttcaaatttctcctacattatccttatcgtgttatatgtcgaataatatattttcgaggtcgtagaattcgaatccagagtcattttttatggtgaaggtggaaggtgagtcgtaggttcgcatgggtggggccctctccccaaacggtgatacttgaatagcactcgaccctaaaaactagctcaagattcgaattctgcgaccttgaacacatatcaaccaacatgttacacaatattataggcaaaatttgaaatttctcctctcctcttgcctcgcctcatacccctgcgaaaaaataaccccagattcgaattgtacgacctcaaaaacatatcaatcgacatattacacattaatataggcaaaatttgtaatttactctctctccccttgactcacctcccacccctacaaaaaaaaaatatctccagattcgagttctacgacctagaaaatatattattcgacatataacacgataatgtaggagaaatttgaaattttcactttccccacgcctcaccccccactcctacaaaaaaaattactccaaattcggattctacgatttcgaaaacatattattcgacatattacacaataatgtaggaaaaattcaaaattttccctctccccacgcctcactccctactcctacaaaaaaaataactgcagattcagattctacgaccttgaaaacatatcaatcgacatattacacaataatgtacgaaaaatttagaattgccccctccccatgcctcaccccccactcctacaaaaaaaataactccagatttggattctacgacctcgaaaacatgttattcgacatattgcgcatcgatcagggtcgaatcctaataataccaattaatttgtagattttctgacttaccccaaagtggggtaagtcagaacaagttacattttattcgattgtgcgaaagctactgcgacaatcgcgctgaaattttcaccataggttaagaacccttatgggaacctacataccaaatttcagccatattggttcattagtacgagagtaacagctgatcaaagttgaaattgtgaaaaaacgttctgacttcccccggtgcaccttatgtaaaattttcaactcaccatgttattagtaaaacaatgataaattctaaattcatcattcagattcactttcacaaccacttttcagcgccaaccggcaaaaattagataaaagaatatttatgaaaattacacttttttgtatttgtgcttttcaattgaatttgggtgatttcgttcattgtgagagtctagagaatcgtaatgatgaggagtcgtgagaatcgtaatgactaatgaggaGTCGCGAGAATTGTAATATCGGAGTCgagagaatcgaaatatcggagtcgcgagaatcaaattaccggaatcgcgaatcatattacatttgcgattcctgcttgaaaagagtcagatttcacatttttcgattcatctgtcaggtgaatcgaaaatggaatccgattccggaatcggattcatgcgattctcacgactccttaaaaaaatcggaatcgcgCCATCTCTGGTATTTAATTTGGGTATAtctgtttttgagcatttttttaccctgtttttattgttattaggtacctacttaacttaCGTAGatgcagaaaaattattttaatacctTATATGCAGAAATTCtagaaattctttcaaaatcaaatattaATGATTGggtacttattttaatttattattcatgtaaaaaaaatttaatgaaattggtAGGAAAAATTTACTTATCTGCTTGCTGtgcaaagtttttaaaaaccacattaaaaaattataggtatccATCATTTTACACAATATATTGCCTTTAATGTCTATGTCAAAGACAAGTCGGCGTAGCACATTGGTTAGGTATAGGTTGTAGGGTAGATAGAAAtgtagggtcccaggttcgaatcccagtCAGGTAAggatttttcgaagttgaatttgaatttcggtGATACTAATTGATTCCTATCTATACCAGAAGGGCAATGAAAGTAGAATTTCATTCGTCAattaattactcaatttttaaaaattaattttaattattcaaatttgtcaaaaagcagTCAAAACATCGTCAAAATATCGTCAGGTATTTGCCAATAGATCGCCAAAACAACGACACGTTGTGAAGTAGAGTCAGTACGTTGTCAAACGCTCTAACGTAAAACCGGTTTGGTGGCATGGTATTGACGTGTTTTCGACACTTTCAACCTCTTCCTGATTGgttggaaattgtcaaaatagtgTCAAACACACTGTCAAAATTATCACgccaaaaaagtgtcattttacTGTCCTGCTTTGCACGGCGGGTATGGAAATTCCAAACCTGCGAAAATCACGTTTTATGTAAAGTAAGATCATTGtcaactaattttttgaaaaatcacgattttaaGTAAAGccaaaaatattagaaaaaaaatcaaaattttaccaaattgacctagcaagctgaaatttgagatattccCCTATTTACAacctgacaaatcgattggaaacggtttcaaatcgttttgagtagttctggagcctccagcagattttagaattcatcaaatgaagatggaaatccgaaattcacgcatCACTCCAATTTGAACGTGTTATGTCGACTGATGGCGAGTgtaatttcaagtcattttggagcctccagttactttttgagaattcttggagcctccagtagatttttgaaacttgaaatttccacaaaatgtcaaCAAATGCAGTTAGAAAGCCggaattcattctgtaaactaattttaaaacgcTTTGAAGTTGACTTTAGGCAGATTTAacgttgttttggagcctccagcgactttttgaaaaattttggagcctcctgtaaatttttgaaacttgaaattttcacaaaatgtcttcaaatgctattggaaagccgaaattcatacTTCAAAAaacgcgctggaggctctaggaattgtcaaaaagtcgctggaggctccaaaatgacttgaacccacctgctgTCGACTTGATGgcgagttgaaattgaaatgcagAGAGAGTTTTGTACTTCctgctctgtttggtaaaattttatgtacatttcGAGCAGTAAAAAATCTGGCGAAGGCTacagtgatttccaaaaagtcgctggaggctctaaaacgacttgaaatctatttgcagtcgacttcatagcgtattgaaattagtttacatatctaatgaatttcgactttccaactcattcgatgagattttgtggaaatttcaagtttcaaaaatctacaaaaggcatcgaaaattttcaaaaagtcgtcgaaggctccaaaataacttgaaccggCCAGCAGttgactcattttttaaaattacaataagGTACATtattcaagccaaaaatgaagggaaaaatcaaaattttactcaactgacacagcaagctgaaatttgggatatacccctACTTACAacctgacaaatcgattggaaacggtttaaactcgttttgagcagttctggagcctccagcagattttaggattcatcaaatgaagttggaaatccgaaattcacgcagCACTCCAACTTGAACGTGCTAATATTCTGTCGAATGATGACGAGTTTaacttcaagtcattttggagcctcccagcgactttttgaaaattcttggagcctcctgtaaattgttttgaaacttgaaatagttgaaatttccacatatTGCCAACAAATGAAGTAATGAAAGCCGAAATGCTATCAAGTTGGCTTTAGGTAGATTCAAAGTTATCTTGGAGCCaccagcgtttttttttttgagaattcttggagcctccaatagatttttgaaacttgaagtttccACGAATTGTCAACAGATgcagttggaaaaccgaaattcatgcTTCAAAAATccgttggaggctctaggaattttcaaaaagtcgctgggaggctccaaaatgacttgaacccaccttctgtcgacttgatagcgagttgaaattgaaatgcagAGAGAATTGTGTgcttccagctctgtttggtaaatttttgtgtaaatttcgaGCGGTGATAAATCTGGCGaaggctccagtgatttccaaaaagtcgctgggggctccaaaacgacttgaaatctatctgcggtcaacttcatagcgtattgaaattagtttacggaatgaatttcggctttccaactcattCGATGAGatcttgtggaaatttcaagtttcaaaaatctactggaggcatcgagaattttcaaaaagtcgttggaggctccaaaataacttgaacccgcCAGCAGTCGACTCAATAGCgcgtgttcaagttggagtacagcgtgaattttggatttctaacttcatttgatgaaattttaaggaaatttgaagtttcaaaaatctactggaggctccagaactgctcaaaacggcttgaaaccgtttccaatcgatttggcaggtcgtaAAAAGGATATATCCCGAATTTAAGCTTATCatgtcagtttggtaaaattttgatttttttttctcatttttgacttatATGtagataaatttgattttcaaaattcaccaattatCGAAAAAAACGCTTTCACACTTGAAATTTAGACTATGGATAAGTTTTTGTATGCtgtttcgatctagctttgtccagatcaaaaaatttctatcaagtcctatatgtactcgtatatttat
The sequence above is a segment of the Planococcus citri chromosome 3, ihPlaCitr1.1, whole genome shotgun sequence genome. Coding sequences within it:
- the LOC135839434 gene encoding uncharacterized protein LOC135839434 isoform X1, whose product is MTRHPLILFAVLLSYSVYSTGLEFPYKNNSLLTLDWFYHEKNFTIPCSDTDEVEWIVDTTSDANNFIQVLSPNKKNLVIVDAKDDDTGVYKCVSKKDPKVFMKVVLRVWEG